Part of the Ornithodoros turicata isolate Travis chromosome 6, ASM3712646v1, whole genome shotgun sequence genome, CGAATTGTATGCAGTGCACGTTAcctgatctcagttgtctcgcgacgtaaacccccaattattaattaattagtgcACGTTACCTTCACTGCACTACATGGCTCATTAGCACATTACCCATCTTCGATCAGAAATGCTTAACTTAGATATTCATCTTCTTGCTGATAGTGATGCAGTGTATTAAATGTACAAGCGTGAAACAGTGTATAATGATAAAAACTTCCTCTGCTTCTAGGAAACCAAGCAGTTCCCAACTGTCCACCGACCTTTCATCCCTCGGCTTAGATGCGCCCAAAACTGAAGCGTTTGTCGAAATCTTCAATAGACAGAAAGGATCACAGCAGCCGTTACTTTCGAACCAACTAGTGAACGCCCAGTGGCAGTTTGGCGTTACCGTTGCCAGTAGCGGAGAAGCGGCCAAACGAGCGTTCGTCCAGTTGAGGCTCTCCATCCGCAGGCCCGATGGCAGCCTAGGAGACGTCCACTGCGAGATGTCAgccccacaatttttttcattttgccaCGAGATGGAACAGGCGAAAGTTGCTATGCAGTCACTACACTCATGACGAGACCTCGTACGTTTCCACATCCATTGCGTATGTTGTATTCTTGCTCCGTGAGCAATGTTTTTGTCCAATAGAGCGGACTTATGTGTCCGAAGTACTTGCACAGTAGAAAATAAATGTTATGTAAGGTAATGTCCATACCAGTGACCTGTTTTGCTCATTACTTTCGAGTGGTGGCAGATAAAAGTGTATAAAGGTGCACACAGACCTGTATTGAAATATATTATGCGAATGAGATGTGGATCTTCTACCTATCTGAGAACGTACAGCTACAAATATGTTGTGGGTTACCCAGGAAATGCAAATTGTGCATTTTATATACCTGTAGTTGCCCTGATTCTGGCATGTATTTCCTTTTTCAATGTATACCCTTGATTCTACCAAGGAATTACACTCTAATAAAAACGGGACCCTACGTATGTGGTGCTGTAACAGTTTGTGTTTGAAGTTCATCTGCAGAATGCGCTACTGTTGCATTATCACAGAGACTGTTACAAGTGCACTAAATAATATAATTTAAAACATAATTCCGTAACAAAGCACACCACCAGCAGCAACATTGCGATTTTTGCAATCACTTATGTCATTTCAATTTTGCCAGTTCAGCAGGTTTGTTTTCAAAAGTGATAACCCTGTGCTTCTACTCCCCATTGGTTACACTGAGTCTTCTGTCTGCAGTTCTGATAAGCCATGTGAAGGGCAGACTCAAACCTGCGTTATGACAATCATTCTAAATTCTAAACTACTATAACGTCAACCAAATTCTGTTGTCCAAGGCAATTTCATCAGTTAAATCTACATTAAATTGTTTCTTTGGGCAGAACTGCTTGTGAAGTTGTTAGAGGAGCACAGTAAGCAATGTTTTTGCATACGTGGTAGATTCTCGTAGAGCAGAATGGACAGCCTTACAAGACGAGGAGCATTACAGCATCCACAAGACGACTCTCGTCCAATGAAAGGCCAGCAGATCAGTTACACCGAACCTGTCTTACAATTACAATGGCGATCTAACATAGTCTGCAACGTGTTGCTAGTCGAATCTTTGACACACTGGTAAATCACCACAAGCCAACAGAGGGAGCCACAGCAAGGCAGGTGTATTTCTTCTCTCATTACAGCACTACGGGCCCCACGGACAAAGGGGGGGAGACGGAGCTTGGAAAATAGTGCATAGTCTGATAGATTTGGGAGTGGTGGTGTGGGGACAATAAATATGGGTGTTCCTCAGCAGAGGGGAGAGGAGAATCTTCCCCTTGGTTGGGCCAACAGCCAGGGGGGACAACGGGAAGACCAGGACAACGCCACCTCACTCCAGTCGAAGCAGCTCCACATCAAAAGTGAGCACAGCATTTGGCGGTATAGTGTCTGCTTGTTAAAGAATACAGCTCTTGTAGAATACGACTCTCAAACTGACATACTAGAAAGCTGTTCAATGTCACAGTCGAAAAGTAGAATGTCCAGTGAAGGCAGATGATACATTCGATTCAATGTTTCAGTCTTAAAAATTgataaaaaccccagtgcagggcaACACTCAGGATGGAGGAAGGGGGATATAGGCACTCGTCGTTGCAATGAATAAACTCTTGGTTTGTCAGTCAGGTACTCAGTCACCCTGCACTGGGTTTTTTTTTATCCATCTTCAAAATGAGGCACCAAACAGCCCAGTTTTTAACCCCTTTCAATGTTGCAGGTTCTGCAACCAGCTACCCTAAGATAAAATTTCAGATCATATCTGAAACCCTTCAGCTTGCAAAGGATATATTCCGGGGTGTCCTATAGCGCCGTAGGCGTAGTCTGGAGAGCAGGTAATTCTAGCTCGCTGGCCGACGCTCATCTGTAGAAAGGAACACCACAGGGCATTATGGTGTACGACTTCAAACGGAATATTTCATGAGAGCATGATGTTTTACCTGAGCTACCCCGTGGTCCCATCCTTTGATCACTTCGCCCTTACCGATCTTGAACTTAAAGGGCTTCCCACGATCCCGAGAGGAATCGAACTTCTGTCCATCTTCCAACGTTCCTACGCCGACAGGAAAATGGTTAGACTGGTTAGACGGACTACATGGCGAGTGCTGCAGCTGGCACCTTCTGTTTCGCCGGTACTGCTCCGATGCGAAATTAGATCGAAGTTGCAACAAGTGCAACGTGTATGGTCGATGATAACTAGAAAACTGATTACCTGTGTAGTGAACTACTACAGTTTGACCGGTTTTCGGGAACGTCTGACCTGCAAAATTTGCAGAGCTTAAGCATCGACAAGGAAGAGGAAATACAGCTTCTGAGGCGAAGTTTTCGCGGTATGCCGAAGCACGTACCGTCTCCGGGGGAGATGGTTTCCACTTCAACGCCCATGACGAGTCCGGTGCAAATTACCGAGACACTACAGAGCTCAGAACCGAACAAAAGTAAACCAGACGCAACACTCCCTATTAGGCCTTTCCTGTCAACTGAACAAAAAAATCACGCCAAATCTCGCATCCCTCGAGAACTCACGTCGCGTCGCGCCATCGTCTGCTATTGCAATGCAATGCCCTGTGTTTACTAAAAAAAAGCTACTTTCCTGTCTGATCAGCTGCCTGCGCAGTGAGATTACTGTATTACTAGCGATCTGCACTGGAAACTCCACTGCATCGGAGTTCTGTTCAAAACAGCGCAGCCAACAGTCAAGTCTTTACGGCATACGTCAGCACCGGCGTTGAGCACATTTTTTCGTTTGAAGTGGTTAAACCACGTCGCGAAATAAACAGCCGGTTTTTCCCAGCCAGGTGAGCTGTTATTCTACTTTTCCGTCAGTAGCAACTGAATGATGAACTGTTGGTTAGCCATCGCTTCTTGTAACCGAACGGAAGCCCGATTTGATCGCCCGTGAAAACGCGAGTTTTGAATTGATTTATTCCCCGCATGCAGTATCAACAGGGCCGGAGTTCAAATCTTTTCCCACGGAATGAACTATCCGAGACGAGGGGGCAAACCAGTTTGGTTTCCGCAGGGAAACAATGTCCAAAACTTTGACAATACGTATAACggaacatatgttcctgtgcaGGAGACCGCGCGGGTCCGCTGATCCCAGAACCAGTCCAGACTCGGCGGTGGACGCGAATGGACATGACTGCTGTGGCAGCTGTTGCCGGTACCGTGCGCCGCCGTCTTATTGACATAGGTGCAAACCTCACGGGTAAGTTTAGTGCACTTTATATTGCAATCAGCGCAACATTTGCACTGTATACTGCATCGTATTTGCAGATCCCATGTTCCGCGGTTTGTACAATGGATCACAGAAACACGTTGATGATCTTCAAGAGGTTTTAAAGCGAGCATCTGCAAATGGCGTACAGAGGGTACGTCAAACTGAATATTCCCCCCAACAGTTCCTATATGTAGCAGTCATGCACAGAGAAAACGTGTTATGAATCATATATTTGCAGATACTGGTAACTGGAGGCAGCCTCGAAGACAGTCAACAGGCCCTCACATTAGCACAGACTAATGGTACGCAATCAAAAGTGGTGGTGATAGAGTCTGGCCGAATATATTTTCTTGCACTTCAGATATGCTGTACAGTACTGTGGGCTGCCATCCGACACGGTGCGGAGAAATCGAGACCGTGGGCGAGGAGAACTACATTCGGCAACTTCAGTTGATGGCACTTCAAAATCCAAAGAAAGTAGTGGCAGTCGGCGAATTTGGTCTAGGTAAGCAGGTTTCAGGACTGTTGTCACAGAGAGGTTTCAAAGGAAACACAAGTGCTTCACTGTGGTGTTTTTAAAATGTTGCCGTTTCAGATTATGAGCGCTTAGAATTCTGCAACAAAGAGACACAGCTGCGGTACTTTGAGGCCCAACTGACCCTGTCGGAGACGACGGGCCTGCCTCTGTTTCTACACTGCCGGAAAGCGGCCGCGGATTTGGTCGCAATTCTACGACGCAACTCCCAACGGTTTCACGCTGGAGTGGCAAGTGTCCTTTAGCTTTCCATCTTGTGGCAGAATACTTCAGGAGGATCTATCTTCCATAGGTACACTCGTTTGACGGAACTCCAGAAGAAGCAGCAGCAATTCTGGACCTTGGACTTCACATTGGTATCAATGGCTGGTAAGTGCATTCTTCATTGAATTGCCCATATCCACTGATAGGAGGTAGGAGCCTCATTGGCTTGTTCTGGACGATTCGATGAACATGTTGCAGTAGATGTTAAATAAGTGAAATTATCTACGTTAGTAAAGTGCACGAAAAGAAGCCAATGTAGTCTGAAAAGCTTATCTTTCTGCAGCGAACTCGTCAAAGATCCCCTTTCTCTCAACCACATTTAAAAACCAAATATTAATATGTTCAAAGAAGCAATTCTACaaacagaaaaataaaataactgtACAGATAAATACAGCACCTTGAAACACTAGGCCAGGAAACTATTTTTGGGAGATGAGCCATTAGGATCAGTTTCATTCTCCGATCTTTTCTGTACAAGCAAATGCAAGGTGGGTGAGCAGGTGTATTTTGTGGAAACCCAAGCATTCCACAGTTTGGGTAAATATAGTTCTAAATATGTCAGACGTCATCTTGCAGCTCTCTGAAGACCCGCGAGAATCTCCAAGTGGTAGCTGCCCTCCCTGCTGATCGCCTTCTTATAGAGACAGGTATGCGATGTCTCTTCTGGAAGTGAAAATATTTCGTGTACTACTCTCTGTGTGTCTCTtattcaaccccccccccccccttcataaTGTGAAGGCTTCCCTAAATGAAAAATAACCTTGCAGATTCCCCCTGGTGTGAAATACGACCGACGCACGCGGGAGCTAAGCTTGTTCGTACGACGTTTCCCTGCAAGAAGAAGGAACGCTTTGAGCCTGGATTCCAAGTGAAAGGGCGAAATGAGCCAGCAAACATTGTGTAAGTATCCTTCCACTTATGTTATAATAGAATCCCCATGTCCTGCACAAGAGCGAATCAATCGCCCTATGAACTGGAACGTCAGGCGACCGATAGTTCTCGCACCCAGAAAACACGAACTTATATCGATAATAAATTCGACCAAGATTTTAACCCATTttaactccccactctccaaggccgaaaataaagttgttgttgttaaattCGACCAACAATGCAGCGAAAAGGAGCACACACTGTTGCATTGTGAGACTCGTAGATTTTCTGCCAATGACTGCAACGACGAGGGGCTACTTTGTCCAGTACATTGTCGAAAACGTTTCCGTTTTATGTGGTACAGCTTGAAGCATACTTAACGATAACAGAGTTTCATCGTCCAGAGCTGGAGCAGAGCCACCGTAGTGGCACTTGCGAAAGATGAAGGGCGAGAGCACGAAACATCGCTACACCCATTAGAAAAAGAGTCCATCGTGAACCGGATGAACTGGGATGAGCTTTCCGCAATTCTGCGAAATCTCGCagaattaattatttttttgcGGAACAGGCTTTCTTTCACAGAGTTGCACAGAAGTGGCATCTAGCACTTTTTTGTTTGTAATTACGTGGGTTGTGGGGGCCAATTTTCCTGGCGAACTGAAATTACGAGGAAAAACATAAAACTAATGGGGACACGCTGTGTCAAATAAGATTCCCGCTACAAAGCGCAGGCTGTGGTTGCGCTTCCGTTGTGCAAGATTGCAAAACTTGGCGACGCCAAATGTCACGTGATGACAGTGGGCCAATCACGATCCAGAAGACGCTTATTGTGGACGTGCGTGCGGTATATCTAACTCATAGGTGGCACGTGTAGTGTCGCATCTAAGCAAGAAAACTGTGCGGGACCGCGCTCGAAGGTTTAAGGTAGCAGGCTTTTATGAAGATGGCAGAATTCTTTTTTATCAAGCTTGCGCGACATCTGTTGATTATCGACGTAAGTCGATGATGAACGATCCAGTGGCAAGCAGTGCATGAACGCCGACAAGCTAAAGTGGAAACAAGGGGAGCCGGAGATAAGGCTGCGAAAAAGCTACAAACAGTGGAATCCATGATCACAAACAAGGAAAGCATAGGAGACGCGCATCACAAACAGCAGCTCCATTCCTTGTTCTGATGAGCTCTGCGTTCGAGCTTTTGCACTCAGATATTCTATTTTTTGTGGAAAGTGCAAATAAATCAAATCCTTTGTGTATCCCTCGTTCAATTGCATTGCCGCAGAAAAGTCCCGCACATTTCATGTTTTTCACCCTTCGAATTCTAAATTCTGGTTCGCAGAAAACTAATTTTACCCCGCAGGGTCCCTCTCCTTAAGAAAACTATGATGTATGAAAAGCTTGTGATATGcgatatttgtgtgtgtgtaatttttcctcctctttggtTCCTCCATGGTTCTGTGATGATTACTACTAAATCTCACCAATTTACAGGCAGGTGCTAGAAGTCCTCGCAGGcgctcgaaatgaagatgcggACGTGTTGGCAGAACGAGTTTATCGCAACACACTGCAACTTTTCTTTCCAGATGAAGCCCCTTCTTAGGAACCTGTTATGTACAAATAAATGGAGCCTTTTACAATTTGCCTTTTTGATTTGTCAAACACCGGTTTCCCTCACTTGATGTCTATGTATATATTCTCGATGCGTTCTACTTTTTAGGGGACATAGCCTCTATACTAAATCTGTGCATAGCTCCGGACAGCTTTCTCACCATCTCGCCAGGCTGTGATTTATGGAGATTTTGTCATTCATACATGTGCTTACTTTGGGCACTTACAGGTAAACATATTTCTTTTCTGAAAATGGAAGTGTGCTCACAGAACTATAGACCAGAAAGACAACACCTGCACCTCATGTTACAcctagggccctgtgttttagggtaaaacccgatttGCATCACCATCTCTTCGGGTAGAAccccaaaaagaaaagaaaagaaaatgaacaatgcaaagtgccaattcagccaccaatatgGGCACTGGGGAACATTAAGCATTGGACATTCAGCtcagctgttctgcatcttGTTGATAGTGCGAAAAGTGCTGCAAAGTGATACATGTATGTGCATGCGATACATGTATCACTTTGCAGCGCCTTTTGCACTATCAGCTATggaataccaactagcccaaagGTCTGCGTTATTTGACCATATCTTGCGTTAATCTAAAGTGCGAGGagcgctttttttttaactatCCACCCCAAAATCGACTTTTCCACCagatatcacccgattttactGTCTTGTGGCTGCTGAAATAAAACCAGATTTTAGCCTCCCCCTCCCATTCTCAAAAAACAAAATCCAAAACCACTGGGCCCTAACTGCACTATACTATACTAGATTTCTATTCTTTATGTGTGGTAATTTTTTGTATTATGCACACCCTCTACCGATACAATGTAACCCCTCACAATAAGGACAGACTATCGTGAAGTCTTCCGTTTGAAACTATATGGATGCCGGCATTTGACAGAGCCGCCATTAAGTGAGTTAAGTCAGAGTTTATTGTTGAGTCAGTGAGGAGACGCTCCCATGAGGGGTGCCGTTTGTTGCGCGAGCCAGCGAAAGGCTGCCCCAGCATAACCTTGTAGAATGTCTGCGGCCTCAGCTGCCCTGGCGGAGAGCTTCTCGGGTGACCAGGATCCCCTGCGCCATAAAGGTTTCAACATGTTACGGCGATCCGCTCGTTGCGTCCGTCATGGGGCCTTCGAATTTCTTCTACTCACGTGAGCAAATTCTCGAGCAACCACTTGTGAGCAACCTGAACCCCGACTTGCATGTAGTTGAAGCACGTGACCAGTGCCGCTCCAACAACCGCCCAGAGTGAGTGAAGTACTTTAAGCACTTCCTCCAGGAATACAGGCACTCTGTCATTTGCCTGTGGAAACATTGGCAATCACTAACTGTGAAtttcgaaaaaaagaagaagaagaaaagaaaaggaaacgcaCAACTGCGCTTCTTGCAATTCTGTATGGCGTCTCGTGAAGTAAGCTGTATTTCAAATTCTACTGGTCGATTATCGTGCAGCGCAGTGTAGCTTAGTGGGCCACTGTGGGTCCAGTGTAGGAGCCAACAAAATAACCAATGAAAGGAGACGCACATTGTACTGAAGTGACCATTGAAACATGTGCAGCTTTTCTGCACTTTTTTTCTGCACACTGCAGCTTTTCTGCACTAGAACGACCAGTGGAATTAGGGATAAAGCTTACTTCATGAGGCACCACAGAGAACTGCAAAATGTTctgaggatttttttttctctccacaTGGAATGGTGTTGCTCGTATTATAGACCGCTTGAGACTGAAATGACTCTGGAACAGAGACGTCCCGAGCCAATTTTGAGCCATCCCGAGCCAATCAGAGCCAATGATCATCCTTGGTCAGGATGGACATCAGTGTAGAATTTACGCATGTGCTCTCCTTTTTAGCTACGTACGTATGACCTAAtattcttattttattttatcaATCATTATAATTACGAAAAAATTataactgaaaaagaaaaaagtgaagAGTGACTTAGAAAGGTTCTTCCCTGAATCCCACAGTGAAAATTCTCCCAGCTCTTAATTTTTTAGCCAACTTTACGAATTTCCGAGACCCCCGCCGTCCAGCGCCCCCTCTGGGAAACGCCAGAGGTGGCAGCCCCTCTCGCACCCACCTCAAAATGGCTCGGGGGGGGAAGACCCCTTGGACAATCAATAAGCCCTTTCTCTAGTGCATGCTACTTGGAACAAAACAGTATCAACGAATACGAGGAAAGGCTCACCCACTGCAGAAGCGGAGGCACATTAATGCACAGCCAGTCTCGTACTGGCTCCAACTTGTTCCATGCAATCGTGGCGTACTGTAGAACAAGTTCCTGAATATTTGCCAGGTGGGGTCCCAGCACAGCGGCCACACGGCTGTAGTAAACTGGGACATTCGCTTCTGCCCAGCTGGAACAGAATGTGCGTACATTTAAAAAGGTAGTTCCTTTACAATGTACACTATAGTACGCACCGGTACCCCTGCTCGACGTGTACCCTCGTCTTTTCCCACAGCTCAGGTGCACCGGCATCCTTCAAAAACCTCGCTGTGTGTGACCCTGCAGTACACGAAGGTATGCAGCAAGGAACAGCAATGAAACATTACATTTTGGCAATGTCTCATCTCATCTTTGGAATGATTGTATTTTTGTCATATGAATGATCAGTGCTGAGAGCAAGTACCTGATCGTAGCTGTAAGCACAAAGTGctatcagggtgtctaccaaattgcagccttaAAATTGCCTGGctcttccaggttttcactatttcaagcaaattccctgaccaaaacaaaagggaacttggcgCCCGCTGCTATGTTTTGTTACAGATCATTTATCATTTATGGAGAAGTGCTACTCTCGGCAACATTGCTGCGACGCAGGCGCTCAAACACTGATCAGCATTCACAATTTGCTGTGCATCGTTACGGCACTCGCCTGCGATTGTCCCTGACTGAAACTGCTTcttggcaaattccctgacaattcctgGTTATACGACAGTAAAGCTGATCAATTCAGGAGAGCCATATTGCTAATAAGCACTGGTGTTTGTAGCATAGTTCATGTACTACTTCGTATATAGTACCTAATATCTGGAGGCCTAACCCCGCTCTGCACAGAGGCCGAGTTCATACAATCGGACTAACTTGTGTAGTCCCAATAAACTGCGGTAACTCAAAACTGTCACAGTAAACTGTGCTTACTTGGTCGTGGTTGTTTTGCAATCGGGACTATGAGCTTTCCACTCTTGGTACAATGAAGTATTCAATAGGGCTTTATTAAGTAGTTGTAGCTAACTCAGTAAGGCTCAGATCATTGGTTTATGAAAATAATGTAGAATCATAAAAAAGAAGCTATGAGACAGAAGTTAGAAGTGGATTTAGATGTGGATTTAGAAGAAGTAGCATCTCGACTTACTTTCCACAATCCCACCATGTAGAACGAAGACATCATATGCGAGGGCCGCACTTGCTGCCATCAAGGCCAGTGTAAACAGTAGCCAAAATATTGATGACACAACGCTCCTCTTCCGCCTCATCTTCTTCTGCAGAGCCTGGAGAACAACAAGTAGCAATTAACGAGTCTCACAATATCTTCTCCGCCTCATCCATATCGGGGGGTTTGAATCTGCCATGAGACAGATTTCCACCTCAAATACAACAATATAAGTCAGTACCCCATCTTCCTCCCGATCACTTCCACGAACAACTCTTATCTCGTGTACAAATGCTGCTATCTGTACTATACTTGCGCACAACAAACAAAGTCCTAGTTGCTGCCATGCGGGCTTGGAGCAGAGCTTTCTGACAGATTCTCCGCTTATGGTTGTTTCTTACACTCAGTTGTGGCTACGATCCGCATCATTGTCTCTGTGCTTCAAGAATGCATCAACTTGTTACCTAACTAGTGGACAATGACATACGTGCCGTTCTGTGCTTCATGCTATCAACCGAAGTTTAAAACTTTGAGCAGGACATCAACAGCCTTTCTATGTCATGTGCCAGGTATTGCATAAGCAAGCTTTTGTCAGTGCAAGATAAGCTTGGCAGGATGCCGGAACGTGCGAGGATTATTTCCTGCAAAGGGTAGCCCATGTTCTTCCACCATTTGGATATAGTGTTACAACAGTAATGACATGTGTATCAAGGCTGTGTCAACCCATCAGGTGACCAATGTGTTTACTGTTGGCCGACACTGTACCCCTTGCCTCTGGGTGATGCTAACCTTGAACCTGATAAGCAGGTGCGCATAAAACATCAACTGAGATAAACAACGTAGCTGATTTCAGTTAATTTAATTGAAGAAATGTTAAAAGACTGTACAATATTGCATATTGTATtcattattcattattattcatTATTAGATATATTCATTATTAG contains:
- the LOC135399115 gene encoding COMM domain-containing protein 7-like is translated as MDSSVDIGTLNQLSETLFQDLLKMCLQFLQLQQQEDSNANAWLRQTLEAYANKHANNMAQLKTSCKAILTLVEEVQSRKPSSSQLSTDLSSLGLDAPKTEAFVEIFNRQKGSQQPLLSNQLVNAQWQFGVTVASSGEAAKRAFVQLRLSIRRPDGSLGDVHCEMSAPQFFSFCHEMEQAKVAMQSLHS
- the LOC135399117 gene encoding peptidyl-prolyl cis-trans isomerase FKBP1A-like; translation: MGVEVETISPGDGQTFPKTGQTVVVHYTGTLEDGQKFDSSRDRGKPFKFKIGKGEVIKGWDHGVAQMSVGQRARITCSPDYAYGAIGHPGIIPPNAVLTFDVELLRLE
- the LOC135399116 gene encoding deoxyribonuclease TATDN1-like; amino-acid sequence: MDMTAVAAVAGTVRRRLIDIGANLTDPMFRGLYNGSQKHVDDLQEVLKRASANGVQRILVTGGSLEDSQQALTLAQTNDMLYSTVGCHPTRCGEIETVGEENYIRQLQLMALQNPKKVVAVGEFGLDYERLEFCNKETQLRYFEAQLTLSETTGLPLFLHCRKAAADLVAILRRNSQRFHAGVVHSFDGTPEEAAAILDLGLHIGINGCSLKTRENLQVVAALPADRLLIETDSPWCEIRPTHAGAKLVRTTFPCKKKERFEPGFQVKGRNEPANIVQVLEVLAGARNEDADVLAERVYRNTLQLFFPDEAPS